A genome region from Coffea arabica cultivar ET-39 chromosome 7e, Coffea Arabica ET-39 HiFi, whole genome shotgun sequence includes the following:
- the LOC140011271 gene encoding subtilisin-like protease SBT3 yields MKEQYGGRLLQMNRAEAWIPDGSVSNIGFKIGLSNSDDFNLISGTSMACPHGAGIAALLKCAHPDWSPAAIRSAMVTTANPLDNTGNPIRQINGFTNPIASPLSMGAGQVNPNSALDPGLIYDATAQDYIELLCSINYTRKQIRTITRSSYNCSKASSELNYPSFVSLYTYGTNASTQKFERIVTNVGDGAATYKAKVTPPHRLPEDIGIQKNV; encoded by the coding sequence ACCAGATGGTAGCGTATCCAACATTGGCTTCAAAATTGGCTTGTCCAACTCAGATGACTTCAATCTTATTTCCGGTACTTCCATGGCTTGTCCTCACGGTGCTGGTATTGCAGCACTTCTTAAATGTGCACACCCAGATTGGAGTCCAGCAGCTATTCGCTCTGCAATGGTAACCACAGCAAACCCCTTGGACAATACTGGAAATCCTATCCGCCAGATTAACGGCTTCACTAACCCAATTGCTTCACCTCTATCCATGGGAGCAGGACAAGTCAATCCGAACAGTGCACTGGATCCTGGCCTTATATACGACGCTACAGCACAAGACTACATAGAATTGCTCTGCTCAATTAATTACACTCGGAAGCAAATTCGCACCATAACAAGATCCAGTTACAATTGTTCAAAGGCATCATCTGAGCTAAACTATCCTTCCTTTGTTTCCTTGTATACTTATGGGACTAATGCatcaactcaaaaatttgaaaggATTGTCACAAATGTTGGAGATGGGGCAGCAACATATAAGGCAAAAGTGACACCGCCTCACCGTCTTCCCGAAGACATTGGTATtcagaaaaatgtatga